A genome region from Triticum aestivum cultivar Chinese Spring chromosome 2B, IWGSC CS RefSeq v2.1, whole genome shotgun sequence includes the following:
- the LOC123042083 gene encoding uncharacterized protein, with protein MAAEVSSIARMLRGEAGKGRAGAGKAPEMVTMDLLGGCGSDAGGQDEVVDLEVKVPAGWERRLDLLSGKTFLTPHRHQAAQDGHQDLNLPPTASTAPAAAVTTCAAVCTLDMVRDALQRAAAARSARSPDTSSSSSASTSSSCPSLGKRSRSPPSSTASPPANPAMRASACPSCLTYVLIAEADPRCPRCTSKVPPLPTKPAAHNSGKKPKIDLNAAADETE; from the exons ATGGCGGCGGAGGTGAGCTCCATCGCCAGGATGctccgcggggaggccgggaaGGGTAGGGCCGGCGCGGGGAAGGCGCCGGAGATGGTGACCATGGATCTGCTCGGCGGGTGCGGCAGCGACGCCGGCGGGCAGGACGAGGTCGTCGACCTCGAGGTCAAGGTGCCCGCCGGCTGGGAGCGACGGCTTGATCTGCTG TCCGGCAAGACGTTCCTGACCCCTCATCGCCACCAGGCCGCCCAAGACGGCCACCAGGACCTCAACCTGCCTCCCACGGCATCcaccgctccggccgccgccgtcaccACATGCGCCGCGGTCTGCACCCTCGACATGGTCCGCGACGCCCTGCAGCGCGCCGCTGCCGCGCGGTCAGCCCGCTCTCCGGACACTTCGTCCTCGTCGTCTGCGTCCACCTCCTCGTCGTGCCCCTCCCTGGGAAAGCGCAGCCGCTCGCCTCCTTCAAGCACGGCGTCGCCCCCCGCGAACCCGGCCATGCGCGCGTCCGCGTGCCCGTCCTGCCTCACGTACGTGCTCATCGCCGAGGCCGACCCCCGGTGCCCGCGGTGCACGTCCAAGGTGCCGCCGCTCCCCACCAAGCCCGCCGCCCACAATAGCGGGAAGAAGCCGAAGATTGACCTGAATGCTGCCGCCGATGAGACCGAGTGA